The genomic segment CAAGCTTTTGAATCCAGCCCTTGCTCGAAAGGATCGCCAAAGGACTCTAGCGACATGGTTAATACCCTTTGGTTTTATTGCAGGCCTAAGCTTTTCTCAAATGACCGATCTGAATACGTTTGCAAATATGGGGTTCCCAAATCAATTAGAAAAGCTATTAGGTGGCCTAGTTGGAATGATTTCAGGAGCACTGGGAAGTTTTTTTTCGGCTGGAGGGACCAACCAAGAAACTGTTGATGATTTGAGAGTTATTCGAAAAAAAAGTGAAGAGGGTTATTGGCTTTTAATTCTAGAATTACCAATGGAAATAGAACCACCTTGGGAAATCCTAAAAGAAACAGACAACCTAGAAATAATAAACATAGGAAAATAATAGTGATTAATTCAATAATATTCTTATAAAAGTTACTATGAATTTTTATAGTTTTGATCAAAGATTGAATATTATATTTCTCTAAATATGTGAAGAAAACAACAAAATAGTCTAAACTATTTATCAACAAAACGAGAAATTTTTATCTCTTTTAATGCGTCTTCCAAAAGAAAAGATCCTATTTAAAAGTCCTTTTCATAAAGAGTTAGAGACTTTGCTTCACTTTGCGGAAAAGGCTCTAAGCGAGAGAACAGCAATATGGTCCCCTTTTTTATCAGCACAATTAATAGAGGAAGTTAAAGATAGATTTAATAATTTGAATGACATAAGTCTTCTTTTCGAGGGAGGATTTCCAAGCGCAGAACGTAAAAGAATATGTTTCCTAAGATCTGTAGAAGAGATGCACTCTCCCTCTATCGAAATTCCTATCAAAGGTATTTATATAAAAGGCAATTTCCTATTTGATAGAGCTAAACAAAGTGATTTTAGAGATCTCATACATGAACTTCATGATCAAGCTGATGATATTGGAGACATTTGGTTAATCAGAGACAGAGGAGCTCAAGCTATTTGCACAAAAAAATGTGCTGATTCAATAAATCAAAAGATTGGAAAGCTAAGAGAAGTTGAAATAATTATCCACGCATTAGATTTAAACGAGATGGAGATCCCTTTCAATAGGCCAGAGAAAGTAATCAATACAGTTGAGGCATCTACTAGGATTGACGCGATAGCCTCCGCAGGTTTTGGACTATCAAGATCAAAGATAATCAAACAAATCAAGGAAGGGTGTTTGCGACTTAACTGGGCTTTGAATGACCAGCCCAGCAAATCGGTAAATATTGGAGACCTTATTCATTTAGAGAAAAAAGGTTCACTTAAAATTTTAAATATTGATAAAACAAAAAAAGAGCGCTGGAGAATCAAATTACTAAGGCAGTGAGGATAGGGTCCTACTGCCTGCTAACTTCATTAAGGAACTTGACACTTCAATCCTAAGATGGTTTGCAAGGGCGATTAGCTCAGAGGTAGAGCACTACCTTGACACGGTAGGGGTCACTGGTTCGATTCCAGTATCGCCCATTCACCAATAACGGATGGTTCCAGACATTTAACTGATTAAAAATAATACCTAAATTTTTAAACTTTTTACTTATCAAACATTTGATGAAGTTTAATCCATTTGATTTCACTCTCGCTCTGATCTACAAAACCATTTAGTGCATACTCAACATTTCTTGGCTCTTGAATTTCTTTTTCTTTTAAAATTTTGATACCTTCAATTTTTACAGCCATTAACAAGAAGCAAATACATTTGCATCAAAACAACTTTTAGAGAATAAAGCTAGAGGTATTAACGTTTTTTTAATCTTATTAAAATTAATTTTTAAAATTTCAACTTGATTTCTTAAAATGGAAGATATTCAAGCATCAATGAGCAAAATATCTTTATTTATAAATCAAAACAATACTAATATAAAAATATTTTATATTAGAGAATAGTCAAAATAGCACGCAATCAAATTCTCTCTAAGGTAACAGCTACCTAACAACGATAAAAGCTATTAACCTTACAACCTAAATTAAATTGTCAAAACAAGAACAATCAAATCAAATACATATTGTACTGGGACTAGGCTGCTCAGGAATAAGTGCAGCAAAACTACTTAAAACAGAAGGAAAGAACGTTTTAGTTTTAGAGAATAATTCAAATAAAAATCTATTAAATATATCTAATAAATTAAAATCAGAAGGAATCAACGTTATTTTGCTTGACGAAGCACTTCATATTAATAATTTCACGCCTTGGATAGAAAGTGTTTGCTCTATCACTGTAAGTCCAGGAATAGATTGGGAGCATATAGCTCTAAAAGAATTAAGAGGTAAGAATATCAATGTTCAGGGAGAAGTAGCATTAGCTTGGGAAAGATTAACTCATATCCCGTCTGTTGGCATAACTGGAACAAATGGAAAAACTACCGTCACTAACATGCTTAATCATATTCTTAAATTAAATAATTTAAATACTGATATGGGAGGAAATGTTGGAAAGGCATTATCCAAAATTGCTTTAGAAAATATGAAAAATAATGACCAAGAGTTAGACTGGCTAGTACTAGAATTAAGTAGTTTTCAAATTGAAGGTTCACCAAAAGTAGCACCCACCATAGGTATATGGACAACATTTACACCTGATCATTTAGAAAGACATAATGATATGGAAAGTTATTTCAAGATAAAGCGTAGCTTGCTAGAGAAATCATCCATTAGAATTTATAATTCTGATGATCAATATTTATCAAGTAAAAGGAAAGAATTACCTAAAGGTATATGGGTTGGAACAAATCAACAATCCTTGTACTCTCAATATCAGAAATTTTGGATCGATCAAAAAGGTTATATATTTGAAGACAAAAAACAACTATTTCATAGTTCGATACTTAACATACCAGGTAAACATAATTTACAAAATCTCCTGCTTGCAATAGCTGCGGCAAGAGAAATAGGGCTTGATGATTCATCAATAGCTAAATCTATAAAATCATTTAAATCAATCCCCCATAGATTGGAGTATTTAGGAAATGTAAATAATTTAAGCTTTTATAACGACAGCAAAGCCACTAATTTCGACTCTTCAATAACTGCTTTAAAATCTGTTCCTCATCCAATAATTTTACTAGCTGGTGGTATACAAAAAAAAGGAGATTTTATGCCGTGGGTGAAACAAATAAAGCAATCTACCAATGGGATAGTCTTATTTGGACTGAGTGCAAATAACTTGAAGGAAGAATTATTAATATCTTCTTATATAGGAGAAATAATTGTCAAAAAAAATCTAGAAGAAGCAACAATAGCATCTATTAATATAGCAAGGGAAACAAATTCAAGAAGCATACTATTATCTCCAGCTTGTGCAAGTTTTGATCAATATAAAAACTACGAAGAGAGAGGGGACCATTTCAAAAATCTTGTTAAAAAGTATAAATTGATAAAATGATCTGATTTTTTAAAACGGATTAGACTTGGTCGGAGATCCACCCTTAGCTTATATTTTACACGTGATAGTTTGTATATAGATTTGCCATAAATAAGTTGAGCCAAAATCAATTTTCCAAAAGTTCTATTAGTCACAAGGAGCTAAATGCTTTTTTATTAAAAGCCAAGAAAGATATATCCTTGAATAATTCTCCTGAAAATAACAAAAGCAAAGAAGAACAGGATTTTAATGATTTAATAAAAAATTGGAGCATAACAAGTCAAAAATTACTCCTAATCATGAATAGTAAAGAGAAAGTTTTCACTAATAATAAAGATCCTAAATCTCTTATGGCCTTTGGAGCGATGGGTGCACATATAAATATGGCTTTACAAGCGCTTAAAGCGACTGGATCTAATCAATAGAAATAAAACATTAGTAATTTATTACATAAGAAATTTAAAACCCAAAATGGACTTTTAAAAAAATTATAATGAGATACTAAATCCTGTCTCATAAGGATTACACAATTTTTTATTTTGCCAGAGCAAAACCAAAATCCACTTGATCTCGTTCCAGAGTCAACTGCTAAGTTGATGAAAACGATGTCAAACGAACCCAAAGGGTCGATTGATGATTTGATTTATTGTCACCTATACGGAGTTGTTGGTGATTGGTATCTTTCGGAGATATCAGTAGATAGAAAAATAGCTTTTGGATTTCAAATCATAAATTCTGAACCTGTATGGGAAATGGATGATTGGGTAACTAATTCCAGTAAATGGGGAGAAATCCCTATCAAAAAACTACAAGGTCTTGTCAATGAGAAATTTCTAAAAGAGAAAGATATTCGGTTTTTAATTACAAGAGATTTATTTTGGGAACCTACCAAGTTTTCAGCGATTAATATTAATCAAAATACTCTTTTCTATCCAGGTACAACAGATAGAAGTTTCTCTTAATTATATGAAAGACTGAATCTCACTTACCTAAATAATTTTTAATTAAAATGAATGAAATAGACCCCAAAAATGATCCTCTTTATTTATTAACAAAAGCTGTTGAGCAAGGTGATCCTCAAGTTTCCAAAAAAGTAAAGGAGCGTCTTGATAAATCAGATGACCCTTCAGAGATGAGATATTTAGAGGGATTACTTATACTACTAGGTGAGAAACCCGGAGAACTAGAAGATCCACCCGACGTAGAAGATGATCCAGATGAATATTGGCAAGAAAATGATTACTTTGAGGTCTAAATTAAAGTAATAGCAACTCCAATAAAAGATAAAATAGAATAAAAAATTGTTAATTTATTTATTTCTTCTCCCTCTCTCTTTGAAATAAAAAGTGCAAAGACAGGTGAAAGACTTAGCAAAGTCCAACCAATTCCAATAGGTAAAAATTTAAAAACTATCTGTTGAAATAATATTCCAAAATTAGTGCCAAGTAAGGTTGATAAAATTAAATTTGAATGATTTTTTTTAGTTAGTGCTCTATTCTTAATAATATCAAAAAAATCTTTTTTAAAAATTAAAAATAAAAATATTGATGCTGATAAAAGTCTGATTTCAGTTGTTTGCAAAGGGGTTAATGTAGAACCAATTAAAATCACCCTCGACAATAAAGCTGCCAAAACAGCACAAAGGACCGATCCAAATGCGCAGAGGATACCGAGAATATTTCGTTCTCTTGGCTCTTCTTTTTGAAATGTATTTTGTCGTACAATCATTAACAAAGAGAAAGACACAATCAAAGATCCTACCCACACTTTTTGAGGATATATCTCATCGATACTCCATGTTCCTAAAGTAGTTGCAATTATTGGAGTCAAAGCTTCGAATGAAAGGGTTTTTCTAGTTCCTATTATTTTCAAAGCGTTTATATATAAAGTATCACCGATAGAAATACCGACTATTCCACTTATTATCAAAACAAAGATAGAGCTCATATTAGACAACCAGCTTATAGTTAATACCACTGGTAAAAATAAGATTGAGGCAAGAACATTTTTATAAATATTTATTTGCCTTGGTAATAAATTCTCAGATTCTTTACGCCATATAGAACATGAGAATGTCCAAAATAATACCGCTGAAATTGCTGCAAAAAAACCAATCATATTTAAAACTTTCTAACAAACAAATTTTAAAAGTATTTATATATTCATCAAAAGTCTAGAAAGGAGATATAACTCACACAAATCTATCTTCTAGGAAACTAATTACTTTTTTTGCATTCAGGCTTGTTTTTCTTACTATTTAAATCAAGTTTATCATCACTCCAAACTTCTAATACATCTGGAAAGTGCTTCTCCATACATAAATCGCAAATCCCATGACTAAAACGAATATCTGCGATTTTCGATAGGTATTTTTCTAGATGCTGCCACTCACCATCCGAATCCCTTACCTCTTTGCAATATGAACATGTCGTTAAAATACCTTCCGTATTGTGCATATGAGTAAGAGCATCAAGAAGACGAATAGATCTTTTACGAAGTTCCAACAAGGTTACAACCTGTCTAGATAATGCCTCCATAATTTGATGCTGATGGTCAGACAAATGTCCCGGCTTTCTATCAATCACACAGAGAGTTCCTATTCGCTGATCATTTGGGGTTTGCAATGGAAAACCAGCATATAAACGAATTTTTGGTTCCTCAACGACCAAAGGATTTGACTTGAATCGCTCATCTAATAGCGCATCCTCAACAATCAATGGTTCTGAACTAGCAATTGCATGAGCACAAAAAGAAACATCCCTTGATGTTTCTTTCGTCTCAAATCCACACATTGATTTAAACCATTGTGTATCTGTATCAACCAAGCTCATTAAAGAGATGGGAGTTCCACAAGTTAAAGAAGCAATCTTCGTTATGTCGTCGTAGCATTGCTCAGGCTGAGTGCCTAAAATCCTGTACTCAGCGAGAGCTCTTAAGCGCTCTTCTTCATTACTTATTTTTGGGGCGCCGAAACCCAAAACAATTCCTTTTAAATATGATTAAAGAATAGATAAGAGTGGGTGATTAAATCGAATCTCTTCTTAATAATAAATAATTAAGTTTCTATAAGAAAAACTTCAACAATATGAAGCAACGTTAATCAAAAAAATAAACTTAAAATGCAAATAATTCTAGTTTAAATATACAGAATAGCTCTTTGTCCAAAAATTCTGTTTTCTTCTTAAATAAGTTGAGTAAATACTTTTAATTTTTTTCACTTCAAAAGGTCTTAGTAGTCCTGATTTTAAAACTACTATTAGTTATCAAAGTATCATCAGCAAGATCTAAACCCTTAACACTAGAAATCTGACCTTTTAGGCCTTCTAATTGAAGTTGATCAATCATCTGCTGAATAACCTGACTTTCTACTAATTTCTGATCAATCATTTCTGGGGTCATTTTCTCAAATAATTTTCCTGCTTTAGAGGCAACAACATCTGATGCATTAGTAATTTTAAGAAGAATCATAATAAAATCGAAACTTAGATAAATTGAAATCAAGTAAACTATTACTGATAAATATCATATAAATCGATTACTCATCTAGTATTAAAGGATTATGTAAATATAATTCAACTAAGCATCAATATAAAAATTTGAATTATAGCCAAGCATATAAAGGTCCAGAGTAATATCATACCTATTTTATTATGGAAAGAACCCTTCTTATAAAATGTCGGACCCGAACCCCAATCCCTAGTCATTATTAAAAATCAAATAATCTATAAGATAAGATAGCAATAGAGTTGTTTTTTTATTGCTTCAATAAAAAAAAATACAATTTAAAATCATATTTTTCAAAAAGCCAAAAGATTTCCACAAAAACAACATATTTATTCCATAATACTAAAACTCCAACAAGTCTAAATATTAAAAAATTTCCAAGAGAAATTAATGTTTTATCCTAGTATTTATTAAATGAACTTTGAACAAACAAAAAATTTAATAGGAAGAATCCTAATTTCAGCTATATTTATTTATGCAATTCCAGGTAAAATAATAAATTTCGAACAAACTGTTGAAGTTATATCAAATAAAAATATATCTCCTACATTAGCTCCTCTTTTATTATTTTCAGCTATCGTTTGCTTGATTTTTGGTTCAATACTTTTCATCTCAGGATTCAAGCAAAGATTCGGTGCATATCTTCTGCTTATATTTATAGTTCCAACAACTTTTATTTTTCATTTTTATCCTTTTCAAATAAAAGCTGTATTAATGAATGCTGGGCTAATTGGAGGATTAATACTTGGACTAAACAATGTAAAAGGTAATTCACTCAAAGAACTTTTTAATAACCAGGCAAATAAAACTAATTAAAATTTTAATTCTTTTTAAAATGTTTGTTTAATGCCACTTCAACTTAATATCAATAGAGCATTCAAGATTAAGCTTCACAGGACAATCCTCAGCTGTATTTTGAAGTATTTTATATGTTTGAGAATCCAAATCAGCTGGCATAAAAATTTCTAATACTAGAGTCTTTATTTTCCTAGGCCCCTCTGAAGTCATTGTCTTATAAACATCAATTTTAATATTACCAAGTTTCCATCCTCTACGTTTTGCCTCTATAGCCATAATTGTTATTACACAAGTCCCCAAAGAAGAGGCTAGTAAATCAGTTGGAGCAAAATCTTTTCCTTCCCCATCATGGTCTGTAGGTGCATCAGTATGAATGACACTCCCTGAAAGAGAATGTTTTGCCTCAGTGTGCAAATCGCCAAGATAGTTGCAACTAATCTTGGTAGAATTTAAAAGAGTATTTTTCGAGTTTTTGATTAGAGGGTCCTAGTCTATGATTTTATTTTAACGACTCTATACTCTTACCTAGTATTAAAATAAGTTCCTTTAGCAAAGATAAACCAATAATGATAAATATCATTTTTAAAATATAAAATTTTCTTATACTCAAAGCAAATGATTTTTATTTCGTTTTTTCTAAGTTTACTTATTACTCTTAATCCTTCTTCAGATTTCAATTGCGATGGAGATAGGTTAACTGCAGTCATCAGAAATAACTTAAATGGAGATTTTGCGATAACCGATAATCTTGAAAATATTGATAAAGGAGCTTTTGTCGTTCTTCATTGGCGAGATATAAACCTCATGCTTCCAGTATCTTTTAAAGTCGGTGATATATCTTTCACGGACAAGAAATGGTTATGGAGTTATCAAGATGAGAAAAATGGATTAAGAATGGATGAACCTAGATTCGCTCAACTTTTACCTAATGGAGAAATTCAAGAATTTTCTTGTCTAGCTATTTTCAAAGAAGACATGATTTCATAAAGAAACCCTTAAGCAGTAAATAATCAAGACGTGCTATGGCTAGGTATTAAGTAGTTGAAAAAACTTAAATGACTATCTCAAGATCAAAGAGATTTGTATTTGTAGATACGAAACCAAATTTAAGCAAAAAACAAGTTTTTATTTTTGGATCAATACTTGCAAGTGGTTGCTTAAGTGGGGCATTTTTAATCGCACTTTATATTGAATATCTTCATAATCCAGCTTTTCACAGTTTTGTTCAATCGAGAGGAATTTTCCTTTGATTTTTGAGTTCTTTG from the Prochlorococcus marinus str. NATL2A genome contains:
- a CDS encoding GAF domain-containing protein — encoded protein: MGFGAPKISNEEERLRALAEYRILGTQPEQCYDDITKIASLTCGTPISLMSLVDTDTQWFKSMCGFETKETSRDVSFCAHAIASSEPLIVEDALLDERFKSNPLVVEEPKIRLYAGFPLQTPNDQRIGTLCVIDRKPGHLSDHQHQIMEALSRQVVTLLELRKRSIRLLDALTHMHNTEGILTTCSYCKEVRDSDGEWQHLEKYLSKIADIRFSHGICDLCMEKHFPDVLEVWSDDKLDLNSKKNKPECKKSN
- a CDS encoding EamA family transporter → MIGFFAAISAVLFWTFSCSIWRKESENLLPRQINIYKNVLASILFLPVVLTISWLSNMSSIFVLIISGIVGISIGDTLYINALKIIGTRKTLSFEALTPIIATTLGTWSIDEIYPQKVWVGSLIVSFSLLMIVRQNTFQKEEPRERNILGILCAFGSVLCAVLAALLSRVILIGSTLTPLQTTEIRLLSASIFLFLIFKKDFFDIIKNRALTKKNHSNLILSTLLGTNFGILFQQIVFKFLPIGIGWTLLSLSPVFALFISKREGEEINKLTIFYSILSFIGVAITLI
- a CDS encoding photosystem II S4 domain protein — its product is MRLPKEKILFKSPFHKELETLLHFAEKALSERTAIWSPFLSAQLIEEVKDRFNNLNDISLLFEGGFPSAERKRICFLRSVEEMHSPSIEIPIKGIYIKGNFLFDRAKQSDFRDLIHELHDQADDIGDIWLIRDRGAQAICTKKCADSINQKIGKLREVEIIIHALDLNEMEIPFNRPEKVINTVEASTRIDAIASAGFGLSRSKIIKQIKEGCLRLNWALNDQPSKSVNIGDLIHLEKKGSLKILNIDKTKKERWRIKLLRQ
- a CDS encoding DoxX family protein — encoded protein: MNFEQTKNLIGRILISAIFIYAIPGKIINFEQTVEVISNKNISPTLAPLLLFSAIVCLIFGSILFISGFKQRFGAYLLLIFIVPTTFIFHFYPFQIKAVLMNAGLIGGLILGLNNVKGNSLKELFNNQANKTN
- a CDS encoding OsmC family protein → MHTEAKHSLSGSVIHTDAPTDHDGEGKDFAPTDLLASSLGTCVITIMAIEAKRRGWKLGNIKIDVYKTMTSEGPRKIKTLVLEIFMPADLDSQTYKILQNTAEDCPVKLNLECSIDIKLKWH
- the murD gene encoding UDP-N-acetylmuramoyl-L-alanine--D-glutamate ligase is translated as MSKQEQSNQIHIVLGLGCSGISAAKLLKTEGKNVLVLENNSNKNLLNISNKLKSEGINVILLDEALHINNFTPWIESVCSITVSPGIDWEHIALKELRGKNINVQGEVALAWERLTHIPSVGITGTNGKTTVTNMLNHILKLNNLNTDMGGNVGKALSKIALENMKNNDQELDWLVLELSSFQIEGSPKVAPTIGIWTTFTPDHLERHNDMESYFKIKRSLLEKSSIRIYNSDDQYLSSKRKELPKGIWVGTNQQSLYSQYQKFWIDQKGYIFEDKKQLFHSSILNIPGKHNLQNLLLAIAAAREIGLDDSSIAKSIKSFKSIPHRLEYLGNVNNLSFYNDSKATNFDSSITALKSVPHPIILLAGGIQKKGDFMPWVKQIKQSTNGIVLFGLSANNLKEELLISSYIGEIIVKKNLEEATIASINIARETNSRSILLSPACASFDQYKNYEERGDHFKNLVKKYKLIK